The Epinephelus lanceolatus isolate andai-2023 chromosome 21, ASM4190304v1, whole genome shotgun sequence genome has a segment encoding these proteins:
- the chrm3b gene encoding muscarinic acetylcholine receptor M3, which translates to MSPAEEFDPLGGHTVWQVIIIVFLTGSLSLVTVVGNILVLVSFKINKALKTVNNYYLLSLAFADLTIGTLSMNLYTTYIIMDQWALGPVVCDLWLAIDYVASNASVMNLLVISFDRYFSVTRPLTYRAKRTTKRAMTMIGLAWSISFILWAPAILFWQYIVGERTVQPTECYIQFLSEPIITFCTAIAAFYLPVTIMAFLFWKIYQETEKRAKDIQGLKGSGAGNSPSQAQNQGSGGGKGGGEAATNSQKDSSAMLRQMSSQSCSSYELNQQGGTGSRGRCGAFCFQFSALLPGRHASKRSVNTTTTTVGEAEQSSSDSFNNNEVGATGDQSGSEDEADGADPSKTPTDGKKSRKGKNNKDKQSSSNKSRKGSQSSPVTSSPADQSPTAITMKDAAMAKRFASKAKTEINKRKNEKKANEKKAARTLSAILFAFITTWLPYNIMVLVNTFCQDCIPETLWALGYWLCYVNSTVNPMCYALCNKTFRTTFRDILMCQWNQKKKPHFNHRKAVAFKKKDPM; encoded by the exons ATGTCGCCAGCAGAGGAGTTTGACCCATTAGGAGGACATACTGTCTGGCAG GTCATCATAATTGTCTTCCTCACTGGATCCCTTTCTCTTGTCACTGTTGTTGGCAACATCCTCGTGTTGGTGTCATTCAAGATTAATAAAGCACTGAAGACAGTGAACAACTACTACCTGCTTAGTCTAGCATTTGCTGACCTGACCATTGGCACACTGTCAATGAACCTGTATACCACCTACATCATCATGGACCAGTGGGCCCTGGGGCCAGTGGTCTGTGACTTGTGGCTTGCAATAGATTATGTGGCCAGTAATGCCTCAGTCATGAACCTGCTTGTTATCAGCTTTGACAG GTATTTCTCTGTTACCAGACCTTTGACCTATCGGGCCAAGCGTACAACCAAGCGAGCTATGACCATGATTGGATTAGCCTGGTCCATCTCTTTCATTCTCTGGGCCCCAGCCATCTTGTTCTGGCAGTACATTGTGGGAGAGCGGACAGTCCAGCCCACTGAGTGCTACATCCAATTCTTGTCCGAGCCCATTATTACATTCTGCACTGCTATTGCTGCGTTCTACCTACCAGTAACGATTATGGCATTCCTGTTTTGGAAGATCTATCAGGAGACAGAGAAGCGTGCTAAAGATATACAAGGTCTCAAGGGTTCTGGGGCAGGCAACAGTCCAAGCCAGGCTCAGAATCAAGGGAGTGGTGGTGGAAAAGGTGGTGGAGAAGCTGCAACTAACAGCCAGAAAGATTCATCAGCCATGCTGCGCCAGATGAGCTCTCAAAGCTGCAGCAGCTATGAATTAAATCAGCAGG GAGGAACAGGAagcagagggaggtgtggcGCATTCTGCTTCCAGTTTTCAGCACTGCTGCCAGGTCGCCATGCATCCAAGAGGTCCGTCAACACCACAACAACTACAGTGGGTGAAGCcgagcagagcagcagtgacagTTTTAACAACAATGAAGTTGGTGCCACTGGGGACCAGTCAGGTTCAGAGGATGAAGCTGACGGTGCAGACCCATCAAAGACTCCAACAG atgGTAAGAAATCTAGAAAGGGGaagaacaacaaagacaaacagtcATCATCCAACAAAAGTCGAAAAGGGTCACAATCAAGCCCTGTCACCTCATCACCAGCTGACCAATCACCCACAGCCATCACCATGAAAGATGCAGCGATGGCCAAACGCTTCGCCTCTAAGGCCAAGACAGAGATCAACAAGCGCaagaatgaaaaaaaggcaaatgaGAAGAAAGCAGCACGGACACTCAGTGCTATTCTCTTTGCCTTTATCACAACGTGGTTACCATACAATATCATGGTGTTAGTCAACACTTTCTGTCAGGACTGTATTCCAGAAACTCTTTGGGCACTGGGCTACTGGTTGTGCTATGTTAACAGCACAGTTAACCCCATGTGCTACGCCCTGTGTAACAAGACCTTCCGGACAACGTTTAGGGATATTTTGATGTGCCAGTGGAATCAAAAGAAGAAGCCACATTTTAATCATAGGAAGGCCGTGGCTTTCAAGAAAAAAGACCCGATGTAG